The following are from one region of the Nicotiana tomentosiformis chromosome 7, ASM39032v3, whole genome shotgun sequence genome:
- the LOC138895972 gene encoding SNF1-related protein kinase regulatory subunit beta-1-like, with amino-acid sequence MNENEGDGEAIENINFGIIDDMFNEEVEDDHVYKDKDTMISVMKNLALHVVSSSCMQWRNQEFHLGYFLQRIDKDFTLMKVLSSGVYHYQFIVDGQWRYAPNFPCKRDDIGNMFNVLDLYVIFSEPF; translated from the exons ATGAATGAGAACGAAGGTGATGGTGAAGCTATTGAAAACATCAATTTTGGTATAATAGATGACATGTTTAATGAAGAGGTTGAGGATGATCATGTTTATAAGGACAAGGACACAATGATTAGTGTGATGAAGAACTTAGCT TTGCATGTTGTGTCCAGTAGTTGCATGCAGTGGCGAAACCAGGAATTTCATTTagg ATATTTCCTACAAAGAATAGACAAGGACTTCACTCTCATGAAGGTGTTGTCGTCGGGCGTGTATCACTACCAGTTTATTGTTGATGGACAATGGAGATATGCTCCTAATTTTCCATGTAAACGCGATGACATAGGAAATATGTTCAATGTCTTGGACTTGTATGTAATCTTCAGTGAACCATTCTGA